The DNA region GGTCACCGACGTACAGCTCCAGTTATTTTCCTTACAGATCTTCATCTGTGATGATGGATTTCTGTAAGGAAAAGCtcaaaatgtaacatttttttctcaagtTTGTTTGTCAAACATTGATCAAGCACACTGCATTTTATCTGTCCCAGTGAGAAGAATTCATCTACTACCATCCCACTAAGTTTTACTCTCCTGGTTGAGTTGCTCAcaagtgtacagtatgttcttgTTTAAATCCGTACCAGGGTGTTTGGTATTTCCTGGAATGGGTTGCTGGTTTTAAGCTAATAAGTATAGAACCACCTAGGTCCTCAGTCCACCatgtggaagaggagggagaaggattTTGTGAACAGCAAAAATGGAACCAAGAAATCAGGCCCAAAATCCTTAACTCCCACCCTAGGTTGCTAAACTGTCCTGAATGCACACTCCTACCCAAGGtgatgattttttgtttttttttattttgatatgGTGAGAGAGCTCTGGTTTTCTCCCGTGAAGTGAGGCGAGTGACGATCCCGTCACGTATGGCTAACAATACTGTGAGCTGAAATGTTGTCCGTGGTTACAGATGAGTTGTTTTCACAGATTCTTGATTTGTGTACACAGAGTGAAGCACTACACGTGTTAACTGATTTCAGTTGTCAGTTATGCAgagaacacacaaaaaaaatatggTCATTGCGGTGGAAATGTGGATTGGAATTTGTATTGCATTTTCTTTGCCAGTTTCCCTGTCGAGTTTAAGTTTCTTTTAGTGACAATGAAATGTGTTCTCAAATTGAAAATGGCAAATTGAACACACCATCTGGGTAACCTTGATACTTGGACCTttcaataaaactttattgaaaaGCTATTGCTGTGCTCATTCTTCTCATTATTAAATAACAGCACATCTCAGGGTTCTTACAACCAGatagaccaaaaaaaacaaaatcatgaaGTCTCGCTTGATACCAAGTGGTGCAAACTAGATGGAACCGTTCACATCAGCTGTTGCTCTGCCTTGTAATTGGCCCTGAAACTTGCAAAATCAGGCCTAAATAAAGTCCTTCACATCCAAGACGAGCCCGATCAAGGGGCTGCTGTAAGAAGTCTATATGACAAAATCACCCTGTATTTTGAGTTTGTCTGAAGGCAAATCTTCATGACTGCTCATCAGAGAAGATTTGATGAAACCACTGTTCCCCTGCATGTTGTAGATGTCCACAGCAGTGGTTATTAGACAGAGGTGCCATCTTGAGCATGTAACCGGTTGCTGAAATCATGGCATCAGTCACTTCTGTAAACTGGAAAAGTCTGGACCGCCACCAGCAAAATTCCCAGAGATCTCTGCACCGCTGAAGTCAAATCCAGGATTCTAGCAAAGAGGAAGTGCAGTTAATTCACTTGTCAGAACCCTGTTGCCACTTATGAAGGCCAGCATGCAGACTGATATGATCGTGTGTGGAGGGGGACAGGCGTGCATCTGATCACCTGTAATAACATCTTggtaacacacactgtcaccCTTCAGAtgacactgaaacaaactgaCCTCCCGCTGGAACCTCTCCAGTGTGAGCTTTCTCTGCATCTGGTCCTGGACCCAGGCATTCGCACAGTACTCCCCCTCCAGCAGCGAGGACCAGCAGTTCCCCGCTTCTCTGTTAGTCTTCATAAGAATGATCCGAATGAGGCACTTGTCCTCTAGGCACAAAAAGAGATTAACAGGAGTGAGTTAACGGTGGTTCTGCACATTAAAGTCGAAGCCTCTGTATGCATCTTACCTAAAGTCCAGGTGGCCTCGTCAGACATGGTTGTGCCAAACAACTTTCcctgacagaaagaaagagattgtGAGGTTAATGTGTGTTCACATAGCAGTCAAGTGCAGCAAGTGCAATTGCCTGGATGAAAAACGTCATTGAAATGTCTGTATTTATCTAACCTTTACaggaaaagaaactgaaagtgTGTGGAACAGCTACTGAACAGCTGACAAGACATTAGGgatcgattaatcaattagttgtttggtctataaactgtcagaaaatggtgaagtGTTGATCCGTGTTTCCCAAAGCCTAAGACGATGTTCTcagatgtcttattttgtccacagcccaaagatattcagtttattgtcacagaggagtgaaaaaGCCTTCAGAAGCTGGAGTCAGAGAActttgacttttctttcttcaaaaAGTTACTCAAACCGATCAGTGGATTGTGAAAACAGTCGGCTATTAATCTAAAAGTTGAcgactaatcgattaatcgttGCAGCTCCAAACGTGATTGGGAGACTAGAAAAGTCCCACAGATCTCCTCGGGAGCTTACCTTGAATATTTCCTCTCCTTTGACATGCAGCTCTATGTCTCTGGATCCCAAACGGCACTTGACCTCTTTAGCAGACGTCCCGTGAGGCACATTGACTTCGATGAAAACCTCCTCCATGGTCTGGTACCAGGAGCCCCAGGGTGTCTTGCACGGGATGACACCGCTCCTCTCTTCGAAATGCACTGACATGCTGCGGCTTCTGACCAGCTGAGAGGTCGGCTAACGTCAGCTAACTAACTTAGCTACAGTTTTTGCGGCTAGCAGAGAAATTATGCTCACAGTTTGATGTGCGGTTAAGCTTGGCCactgttcatttatttactgGTCAAAAGGACTGTTACTGTGAACATGTCAAGTTAAATTTGTGTCAGTATTTGTTGGGTATAGTATCTCCCGCCATGTTGTTTTGTCTTGCTCACTCTagaaacttcttcttcttcgtatAGTGGATTTCACTTCCGGTTGTGAACAACTTTGTGGCTGCGGCGCCACCTGGTGTCTGATATCACGAACTACAGCCAGAAAAACTGTTATGGTACCTTGCATGTCATACTTTTGTTAGTATTTTATCGTCATTACTAGTGTAAATTGATGGATTGTACTgactttactttttatttttattgaacttATTTTAGTTTGGCTTTAAAGGTAACCAATAAAATTCCTTGTTTGTCTAAAAATGGAGTGGATTTACTAATCTGTTAATTAGATTACTGTTCTTGTCTTAGTGCCTCCTGTGTCGTTAAGTATATCTACCAGTCACTTTAACAGCACCAAGACAGTCTCGAGCTCTATTTGTTTTGTGCTCCCCTCATTTAGCATCTTACTAAATATGCGTTAGCTCCGAGAGTTGACTGCAAATTTGGTGATAGGTGCTGCCTAGGATGGCTGTCCTGACATTAACTTTAGTTACTTTTTTGTGCTGGATAAGGTGAGTCTTCCCTCTCTGCTAAACATGGATCGAAGTACAATAAGCCTGAGTGTTTAAacttttgtttctctgcagtctTGGTAATGTACATGGGACTGAGAAGATTAACTCAGACAACATCACTCGCATTTTGGATCGACTTTTGGATGGTTATGACAACAGACTGCGGCCTGGATCTGGAGGTAATTCAGCAATTGTTAAAGCCTTGTTTCTAAAGATTTACACAATGTTTGACATAAATCTTGTGTTGCACTGTGTGCATTGTGCAGTTGTTAATTACTGTTGCAGGTGGTGTCACAGAGGTGAAAACAGACATCTTTGTCACCAGCTTTGGACCCGTTTCAGATGTTGAGATGGTAAGATACTGTTGCTGTAAGGAgacgtgtgtgtgctgactgtgGGAGATAACAGAGCTCCAGTGCCCACTGACTGTCTGCCTTATGGGCAATCTGCCATGAGACCATCTAATGAGCTTTAATCTGTTTGACCAGCCTTATAACTCCATTATTGATGGCCTCTAAATCAATATGACAACATGTCAGGCAGAgggaatggatgaatggattgaTTAATGATTATCTGGGATGAGTGGCATCCATCATTGCCTCGTCATCTCTCCTCACCTTCCACTGCAAGTATTAAAGGCTCTTTAGTATCATGCATGCTGATGAAAGATGaggactgtgtgttttcagcttaaGTTTAAAGGGAATATTTAGGGTAGTGTGGTACTTAAA from Chaetodon trifascialis isolate fChaTrf1 chromosome 5, fChaTrf1.hap1, whole genome shotgun sequence includes:
- the nudcd2 gene encoding nudC domain-containing protein 2, whose protein sequence is MSVHFEERSGVIPCKTPWGSWYQTMEEVFIEVNVPHGTSAKEVKCRLGSRDIELHVKGEEIFKGKLFGTTMSDEATWTLEDKCLIRIILMKTNREAGNCWSSLLEGEYCANAWVQDQMQRKLTLERFQRENPGFDFSGAEISGNFAGGGPDFSSLQK